A window of the Henckelia pumila isolate YLH828 chromosome 3, ASM3356847v2, whole genome shotgun sequence genome harbors these coding sequences:
- the LOC140893457 gene encoding uncharacterized protein encodes MAEGDGHVQELLVLQQILISSFVFLTVVTRFYMKFISKKNRRKRRRCVRQSEPEKINARISYLQRIIDVGDVECLVNLRMTRNAFARLCYLLTHVGGIMESRYTRVEEKVAMFLSILAHHKKNKVIGHDFIRSGHSVSTNFHEVLRGVLKLHPLLVVKPTPVAEDCSSETWKWFKGCLGALDGTYVTVQVSNKDKPRYRTRKGTTAINVLACCDMNMNFTYSLVGWEGSAADARVLRDAIHREDVLKIPRGCYYLCDNGYANVEGFLTPFRRTRYHIDDWATGGPQNYKEYYNSKHCRARNVIERAFGLLKRRWAVLRSPTFYPLDVQNHIILACMLLHNFIRSEMQEDPLEGVDETINGVVHDVEDNFIDNIESSSTWDLWRENLALSMYNN; translated from the exons ATGGCTGAAGGAGATGGACATGTGCAAGAGTTGTTAGTGCTTCAACAAATTCTTATTTCTTCTTTTGTGTTTCTGACCGTTGTAACACGTTTCTATATgaagtttatttctaaaaaaaatcgtAGGAAGCGTAGAAGATGTGTACGACAAAGTGAGCCTGAAAAGATAAATGCTAGAATAAGCTATTTACAAAGGATAATTGACGTAGGAGATGTCGAGTGTCTTGTTAATTTAAGAATGACTCGTAATGCATTTGCACGTCTATGTTACCTACTAACCCATGTAGGCGGGATAATGGAGTCTAGGTATACACGAGTTGAGGAAAAAGTAGCCATGTTTTTGTCTATTCTAGCACAccataagaaaaataaagttattGGACACGACTTCATACGCAGTGGTCACTCTGTGAGTACTAATTTCCATGAGGTACTGAGAGGTGTTTTGAAACTACATCCACTACTTGTTGTAAAGCCAACTCCTGTTGCTGAGGACTGCTCGAGCGAGACTTGGAAATGGTTCAAG GGTTGTCTTGGCGCATTGGATGGTACATATGTGACCGTTCAAGTGTCAAATAAGGATAAGCCAAGGTACAGAACAAGGAAAGGAACAACGGCTATCAACGTATTGGCTTGTTGTGACATGAACATGAATTTTACATACTCGCTAGTAGGTTGGGAAGGTTCAGCTGCAGATGCTAGGGTCCTACGTGATGCAATTCACCGAGAAGATGTGTTAAAGATTCCTAGAG GTTGTTACTATCTTTGTGATAATGGATACGCAAATGTGGAAGGATTTTTAACACCATTTAGGAGAACAAGATATCATATTGATGATTGGGCAACTGGAGGTCCCCAAAACTACAAGGAGTATTACAACTCAAAACATTGTCGTGCACGTAATGTCATTGAACGAGCATTTGGTTTGTTAAAGAGACGATGGGCAGTACTTAGGAGTCCAACATTTTACCCATTGGATGTCCAGAATCACATCATATTGGCGTGTATGCTTTTACATAATTTCATTCGCTCTGAAATGCAGGAAGACCCACTAGAGGGagttgatgaaacaattaatgGTGTCGTACATGATGTTGAGGATAACTTTATTGATAATATCGAGTCGTCCTCAACTTGGGATTTGTGGAGAGAAAACCTTGCCTTGTCGATGTATAATAATtag
- the LOC140892182 gene encoding uncharacterized protein isoform X1: MHCLSFRYWKNDWVDRYFDDMMKLDADERILLRGSRGLPNIHHVNDTTMETINLSSSRLSVYGADHGLGSRLSAIGHSGGPIVTQVARTMQVPLAYAEDIIGVQGEILITLDALVVTF, from the exons ATGCATTGTTTAAGTTTTAGGTACTGGAAAAATGATTGGGTGGATCGTTATTTTGAT GATATGATGAAACTGGATGCGGATGAAAGAATACTTTTAAGAGGTTCAAGGGGCCTTCCCAATATCCATCATGTCAATGACACTACCATG GAAACTATTAATTTGAGTTCGTCCAGACTTTCAGTTTATGGAGCAGATCATGGACTTGGAAGTCGCCTTTCAGCAATAGGACATTCTGGCGGGCCTATTGTCACTCAG gttgcacggacaatgcaAGTACCACTTGCTTATGCAGAGGATATAATTGGAGTTCAAGGAGAAATATTGATTACATTAGACGCACTAGTGGTGACATTCTAA
- the LOC140892182 gene encoding uncharacterized protein isoform X3 encodes MKYLRWMVPSDMMKLDADERILLRGSRGLPNIHHVNDTTMETINLSSSRLSVYGADHGLGSRLSAIGHSGGPIVTQVARTMQVPLAYAEDIIGVQGEILITLDALVVTF; translated from the exons ATGAAGTATTTGAGATGGATGGTCCCCTCG GATATGATGAAACTGGATGCGGATGAAAGAATACTTTTAAGAGGTTCAAGGGGCCTTCCCAATATCCATCATGTCAATGACACTACCATG GAAACTATTAATTTGAGTTCGTCCAGACTTTCAGTTTATGGAGCAGATCATGGACTTGGAAGTCGCCTTTCAGCAATAGGACATTCTGGCGGGCCTATTGTCACTCAG gttgcacggacaatgcaAGTACCACTTGCTTATGCAGAGGATATAATTGGAGTTCAAGGAGAAATATTGATTACATTAGACGCACTAGTGGTGACATTCTAA
- the LOC140892182 gene encoding uncharacterized protein isoform X4: MDGPLGADMMKLDADERILLRGSRGLPNIHHVNDTTMETINLSSSRLSVYGADHGLGSRLSAIGHSGGPIVTQVARTMQVPLAYAEDIIGVQGEILITLDALVVTF, encoded by the exons ATGGATGGTCCCCTCGGTGCT GATATGATGAAACTGGATGCGGATGAAAGAATACTTTTAAGAGGTTCAAGGGGCCTTCCCAATATCCATCATGTCAATGACACTACCATG GAAACTATTAATTTGAGTTCGTCCAGACTTTCAGTTTATGGAGCAGATCATGGACTTGGAAGTCGCCTTTCAGCAATAGGACATTCTGGCGGGCCTATTGTCACTCAG gttgcacggacaatgcaAGTACCACTTGCTTATGCAGAGGATATAATTGGAGTTCAAGGAGAAATATTGATTACATTAGACGCACTAGTGGTGACATTCTAA
- the LOC140892182 gene encoding RNA-binding KH domain-containing protein PEPPER-like isoform X5, which yields MMKLDADERILLRGSRGLPNIHHVNDTTMETINLSSSRLSVYGADHGLGSRLSAIGHSGGPIVTQVARTMQVPLAYAEDIIGVQGEILITLDALVVTF from the exons ATGATGAAACTGGATGCGGATGAAAGAATACTTTTAAGAGGTTCAAGGGGCCTTCCCAATATCCATCATGTCAATGACACTACCATG GAAACTATTAATTTGAGTTCGTCCAGACTTTCAGTTTATGGAGCAGATCATGGACTTGGAAGTCGCCTTTCAGCAATAGGACATTCTGGCGGGCCTATTGTCACTCAG gttgcacggacaatgcaAGTACCACTTGCTTATGCAGAGGATATAATTGGAGTTCAAGGAGAAATATTGATTACATTAGACGCACTAGTGGTGACATTCTAA
- the LOC140892182 gene encoding uncharacterized protein isoform X2, with protein sequence MNGENLEKEPRIMELTNQTFSLWSRSWTWKSPFSNRTFWRAYCHSGCTDNASTTCLCRGYNWSSRRNIDYIRRTSGDILTVQESRGLPDEITVEIKGTSSQVQLALEFNFD encoded by the exons ATGAATGGAGAGAATCTGGAAAAAGAACCTCGCATCATGGAGCTTACGAATCAG ACTTTCAGTTTATGGAGCAGATCATGGACTTGGAAGTCGCCTTTCAGCAATAGGACATTCTGGCGGGCCTATTGTCACTCAG gttgcacggacaatgcaAGTACCACTTGCTTATGCAGAGGATATAATTGGAGTTCAAGGAGAAATATTGATTACATTAGACGCACTAGTGGTGACATTCTAACTGTGCAAGAGAGTAGGGGCCTGCCTGATGAAATCACCGTGGAGATAAAAGGCACCTCTTCACAAGTTCAACTtgcattagaatttaatttcgattga
- the LOC140892182 gene encoding RNA-binding KH domain-containing protein PEPPER-like isoform X6, translating into MNGENLEKEPRIMELTNQETINLSSSRLSVYGADHGLGSRLSAIGHSGGPIVTQVARTMQVPLAYAEDIIGVQGEILITLDALVVTF; encoded by the exons ATGAATGGAGAGAATCTGGAAAAAGAACCTCGCATCATGGAGCTTACGAATCAG GAAACTATTAATTTGAGTTCGTCCAGACTTTCAGTTTATGGAGCAGATCATGGACTTGGAAGTCGCCTTTCAGCAATAGGACATTCTGGCGGGCCTATTGTCACTCAG gttgcacggacaatgcaAGTACCACTTGCTTATGCAGAGGATATAATTGGAGTTCAAGGAGAAATATTGATTACATTAGACGCACTAGTGGTGACATTCTAA